From one Rosa rugosa chromosome 4, drRosRugo1.1, whole genome shotgun sequence genomic stretch:
- the LOC133746080 gene encoding uncharacterized protein LOC133746080, translating into MSDGYSSNIASRVSLEDNKILNLKSHDCHVLIQQLLSVALRGLLPKGPRVSIFRLCASLNLLCQRVIDINKVELLDKELPETLCMLERFFPPSFFDVMVHLTIHLAQQVLIAGPVLFCWMFHFERYMKVLKDYVKNRSNLEGCIAEKYLAEEITRFCDGYIKEAAEICVQHKRNEDCEDEIILEGKPIGLKKLRQLTPTMWEIAHRYVLTNTTELDPWKELHKDELKLVDKRLEKNTSLLQMKHQRTFSDWLADKVRTSDCSTMSDTVRWITCKPKREVLSCSGYLINWNRFHTRESEKGTQNCGVSVEADTYCRASARDTMLKLDKVDYYGVIKEIILLDYRKFKVPMFDCDWANIVNGVKVEEGFTLVNLRIGQHQFQRDPFIFASQANQVFYSRESDVSNWSVVLRAPPRGLYDNENPGETDYMPSVPLDLSELSLNFVDEDLRRNHCDVMSEASTDSESGDGESTEL; encoded by the exons ATGTCGGATGGGTACAGCTCTAATATTGCAAGTAGAGTGTCATTAGAGGACAATAAGATTCTGAACCTAAAGTCTCATGATTGTCATGTCCTAATACAACAATTGTTGTCAGTAGCACTAAGAGGATTGTTACCAAAGGGACCAAGGGTTTCTATCTTTCGGTTATGTGCTTCTTTGAATTTGCTATGCCAAAGGGTGATTGATATAAACAAAGTAGAGCTACTAGATAAAGAGCTTCCAGAAACTCTCTGCATGCTTGAGAGGTTTTTTCCTCCTTCTTTCTTTGATGTTATGGTCCACCTAACCATTCACCTTGCACAACAAGTTCTGATTGCTGGTCCGGTGCTATTTTGCTGGATGTTCCATTTTGAAAG GTATATGAAAGTCTTAAAGGATTATGTTAAAAACCGTTCAAACCTAGAAGGATGTATAGCAGAGAAGTATCTAGCTGAAGAGATAACACGCTTTTGTGATGGGTACATCAAAGAAGCTGCTGAAATATGTGTTCAACATAAACGTAATGAAGATTGTGAAGATGAAATTATATTGGAAGGGAAGCCTATTGGTCTGAAGAAGTTAAGACAATTGACTCCTACTATGTGGGAGATTGCTCATCGTTATGTATTGACAAATACTACAGAGCTTGATCCATGGAAAGA GTTACATAAAGATGAGCTTAAGCTCGTGGACAAGCGTCTTGAAAAAAACACAAGTCTTCTACAAATGAAACATCAGAGGACTTTTAGTGATTGGTTGGCAGACAAAGTTAGAACCAGCGATTGTAGTACTATGTCGGATACTGTAAGGTGGATTACGTGTAAGCCGAAACGGGAAGTTTTATCATGTTCAGGCTACCTTATTAACTGGAACCGATTTCACACTAGGGAGTCTGAAAAAGGGACACAGAACTGTGGTGTTTCTGTTGAAGCTGACACATATTGCCGAGCAAGTGCAAGAGACACAATGCTTAAGTTGGATAAAGTAGATTATTATGGGGTTATAAAAGAAATTATTTTGCTAGACTATCGCAAATTCAAAGTTCCAATGTTTGACTGCGATTGGGCTAACATAGTAAATGGTGTTAAGGTTGAAGAAGGATTTACACTAGTTAATCTTAGAATAGGCCAGCATCAGTTTCAAAGGGATCCTTTTATCTTTGCATCACAAGCAAATCAAGTGTTTTACTCAAGAGAAAGTGATGTATCGAATTGGTCTGTAGTCTTAAGAGCACCACCAAGAGGCTTGTATGATAATGAGAATCCTGGTGAAACTGATTACATGCCATCTGTACCATTAGATTTGTCAGAACTTTCCCTAAATTTCGTAGATGAAGATTTACGAAGAAATCATTGTGATGTGATGAGTGAGGCATCG ACTGATAGCGAAAGTGGTGACGGTGAGTCCACAGAACTCTGA